In a genomic window of Quercus lobata isolate SW786 chromosome 4, ValleyOak3.0 Primary Assembly, whole genome shotgun sequence:
- the LOC115987892 gene encoding receptor-like protein 13 isoform X2 has protein sequence MELGRFWWWVVLILVQLGMNGCFGCWEHERAALLQLKASINSTADTDYFRTWNSSTNKKSDCCDWDGVKYNNTTGHIIQLDLNDRIGWSREDWCLNASLFLPFEELQYLDLVGNQISRWVPNEGFERFSALHKLEMLYLFNNNFNNNILSSLSGISSLKILDLSDNKLNGSFHIPAFSNLEELYLDDNEIDDFVTTTTKGSNNLPKLQVLELGWNKVNARIFKSLTTFTSLKILRMGGNNLEGSFTTEELSKLNNLEQLMLDGSSFDKSLLHKIGVMTSLNVLTMSYCGLNGTLPDQGWCELKKLQEIDLSNNNFEGRLPSCMANLTSLRVLDLSNNHFNGNSVQSPLSSLTSLEYLSFSYNNFSIPSTLSFLSNLSNLKILLSDNNILALEPDSLTWIPTFQLKVFILSSCSINIHNRTPPRFLHYQYDLRVINLSHNKFAGQFPNWLLENNTRLETFSVNNNSFTGSFMVPYDIRPNILSIDISDNHLHGPIPTNLGLIFPNLESLKMSRNEFEGSIPSSFGNMAFLKNLDLSENHFSGTIPMHFIMGCYNLELLLLSNNSFSGQIFPANSNWTNLASLHLDNNHFSGTLPTWMGNMTYLDDIVMAKNHFEGPIPIELCKLVYLRFLDLSDNNLFGSVPSCFNSSSIRFFQLNKNCLSGPIPSSFQNNSNLVTLNLRDNHLTGNIPNWIGSLSSLRILLLKANHLRGQIPIQVCLLQNLNILDLSYNKFSGLIPHCLSNITFNASAHDPSLSGLYSGGAYPLGLSSYLNTKSIIFEHLPYGINTFDGVVKDEEEAEFTTKTRTYSYKGDILEYMFGIDLSCNNLAGKIPLELGRMSNIRALNLSHNNLSGPIPVTFSNLKQIESLDLSYNNLNGKIPPQLTEMTSLAVFSVAHNNLLGTTPDRKNQFITFDESSYEGNPLLCGPPLRNSCTKMRPPSTMPVDNEGEEGDIFMDMGVFYISFVVAYITILFGIVAVLYINPYWRRAWFYLIEVCIDTCYCFVVVHYHKLFDFRLA, from the exons atggaGTTGGGACGTTTTTGGTGGTGGGTAGTGTTAATTTTGGTTCAATTAGGTATGAATGGGTGCTTTGGTTGCTGGGAGCATGAGAGAGCAGCTCTCTTGCAACTCAAAGCTTCCATAAACTCCACAGCTGATACAGATTATTTTCGAACTTGGAATTCATCAACCAACAAAAAGAGTGATTGCTGTGATTGGGATGGAGTCAAGTACAACAACACTACAGGGCATATAATCCAACTTGATCTTAATGATAGGATCGGTTGGAGTAGGGAAGATTGGTGTTTAAATGCCTCTTTGTTTCTTCCCTTTGAAGAGCTTCAGTACCTCGATTTGGTTGGCAATCAGATTAGTAGATGGGTCCCAAATGAAG GTTTTGAAAGATTCTCAGCGTTGCACAAGCTGGAGATGCTTTACTTGTTTAATAACAATTTCAACAACAACATCCTGTCATCGCTCAGTGGAATTTCTTCGCTGAAGATACTAGATTTGAGTGATAATAAATTGAATGGATCATTCCACATCCCAG caTTTAGCAACTTGGAGGAGCTCTACTTGGATGACAATGAGATCGATGACTTcgtgacaacaacaacaaaag GTTCAAACAACTTACCTAAGCTGCAAGTCCTAGAGTTGGGTTGGAACAAAGTTAATGCACGAATTTTCAAGTCATTGACCACCTTCACATCATTGAAGATCTTAAGAATGGGAGGAAACAATTTGGAAGGATCGTTTACAACTGAAG aGTTGAGCAAACTAAACAACCTTGAGCAGTTGATGTTGGATGGATCGTCATTTGATAAAAGTCTTCTTCATAAAATTGGAGTTATGACTTCTCTTAATGTATTGACAATGTCATACTGTGGACTGAATGGCACCTTACCTGACCAAG GCTGGTGTGAACTTAAGAAGCTCCAAGAGATAGACCTCAGCAACAATAATTTTGAAGGGAGACTACCTTCATGTATGGCAAACTTGACATCACTCCGGGTATTGGATCTCTCTAACAATCACTTCAATGGGAACAGTGTCCAGTCTCCACTATCAAGTTTGACATCACTTGAGTACCTTTCTTTCTCATATAACAACTTCTCGATCCCATCCACATTGTCCTTCCTTTCCAACCTCTCAAATCTTAAGATCCTATTAAGTGATAACAATATATTAGCTTTGGAACCTGACTCCCTTACTTGGATTCCAACCTTCCAATTAAAGGTTTTCATTTTGTCAAGTTGCTCAATTAACATTCACAATAGGACACCTCCCAGATTTCTCCATTACCAATATGATTTGCGAGTAATTAATCTCTCTCACAACAAGTTTGCTGGGCAGTTTCCTAACTGGTTGTTAGAGAACAATACAAGATTGGAGACCTTTTCTGTAAATAATAACTCTTTCACGGGGTCTTTTATGGTGCCATATGATATCCGTCCCAACATTTTGAGCATAGATATTTCTGATAATCACTTACATGGTCCAATTCCCACAAACCTCGgtttaatttttccaaatttagaATCTTTAAAAATGTCTAGAAATGAATTTGAAGGCAgtattccttcttcttttgggaATATGGCTTTCTTAAAGAATCTAGACTTGTCTGAGAATCATTTCTCAGGAACCATACCAATGCATTTCATAATGGGTTGCTACAATTTAGAATTACTCCTATTATCAAACAATAGCTTCAGTGGCCAAATATTTCCTGCCAATTCTAATTGGACTAATCTAGCAAGTTTACATTTGGACAACAATCACTTCTCAGGCACGCTTCCAACATGGATGGGGAACATGACATATTTAGACGATATTGTTATGgccaaaaatcattttgaagGTCCTATTCCAATTGAGTTATGCAAACTCGTTTATCTTAGATTTCTTGACCTTTCTGACAACAATCTTTTTGGCTCTGTTCCATCTTGCTTCAATTCCTCAAGTATCcgtttttttcaattaaataaaaattgcttGAGCGGTCCAATTCCAAGTTCTTTCCAAAACAACTCCAATCTAGTTACACTGAATCTTCGAGATAACCATCTAACTGGAAACATTCCCAATTGGATTGGCAGCCTCTCATCATTGAGAATTCTCCTCTTGAAAGCGAATCATTTAAGAGGTCAAATTCCAATTCAAGTATGCCTTTTGCAGAATTTGAACATTTTGGATCTTTcctacaataaattttcaggTCTAATTCCTCATTGCTTGAGTAACATTACTTTTAATGCATCTGCCCATGATCCTTCTTTAAGTGGTCTATATTCAGGGGGAGCTTATCCATTGGGTTTGTCATCATATTTGAACACAAAGTCTATAATTTTCGAACATCTGCCTTATGGTATAAATACGTTTGACGGAGTTgtgaaagatgaagaagaagcagagtTCACAACAAAAACTAGAACTTACTCCTACAAGGGTGACATCCTCGAGTACATGTTTGGAATTGACCTCTCATGCAACAACCTAGCAGGTAAAATCCCACTGGAACTCGGTAGGATGAGCAACATTCGTGCATTGAACTTGTCACACAACAATCTATCAGGACCAATCCCAGTAACATTCTCAAATCTAAAGCAAATAGAAAGTCTGGATCTTTCCTACAACAATTTGAACGGCAAAATTCCACCTCAGTTGACCGAAATGACCTCTCTAGCGGTCTTTAGTGTGGCACACAACAACTTATTAGGCACAACACCCGACAGAAAAAATCAATTCATTACTTTTGATGAAAGCAGTTATGAGGGGAACCCTCTCCTGTGTGGACCTCCATTACGGAATAGTTGCACCAAAATGAGACCACCATCTACAATGCCAGTGGATAATGAAGGGGAAGAAGGTGATATTTTCATGGACATGGGTGTCTTCTACATAAGCTTTGTGGTGGCTTACATAACAATCCTGTTCGGAATTGTTGCAGTTCTTTACATAAATCCATACTGGCGTAGGGCGTGGTTTTACCTCATTGAAGTGTGTATTGACACTTGCTACTGTTTTGTTGTGGTTCATTACCATAAGTTGTTTGATTTCAGGCTTGCATAG
- the LOC115987571 gene encoding chaperone protein dnaJ GFA2, mitochondrial-like, with product MVQITCPQCHGEREIVQPKYICKSCKGRRVVLGTKSVKLNIVPRVDNDETIKVSRSSGADPDGNQPGDLYIVIKVREDPVFRREGADIHVDAVLSITQAILGGTIQVPTLTGDVVLKVRSGTQPGQKVVLKKKGIKTRNSYSFGDQYVHFNVSIPSNLTPRQRELIEEFAKEDQGEYDKRATAGASG from the exons ATGGTGCAGATTACTTGTCCTCAGTGTCATGGAGAACGGGAAATTGTGCAG CCTAAGTATATCTGCAAGTCATGTAAAGGAAGGCGAGTTGTATTAGGAACGAAGTCAGTCAAGCTTAATATTGTGCCaa GAGTAGACAATGATGAGACCATAAAGGTGAGTAGAAGTAGTGGAGCAGATCCTGATGGAAATCAACCTGGTGATCTTTATATTGTCATTAAG GTTCGCGAAGATCCTGTTTTCCGAAGAGAAGGTGCTGACATTCATGTTGATGCTGTTTTGAGTATTACTCAG GCAATTTTGGGGGGAACAATCCAAGTCCCAACTCTCACAGGAGATGTAGTCCTCAAG GTTCGCTCTGGCACCCAGCCTGGTCAGAAGGTAGttttgaagaagaaag GGATCAAGACAAGGAACTCTTACTCATTTGGTGATCAATATGTGCACTTCAATGTCAGCATTCCATC GAATTTGACCCCAAGGCAACGTGAATTGATTGAAGAGTTTGCCAAAGAAGATCAAGGGGAATATGATAAGCGTGCTACTGCTGGCGCATCAGGGTAA
- the LOC115987892 gene encoding receptor-like protein 13 isoform X3 has protein sequence MELGRFWWWVVLILVQLGMNGCFGCWEHERAALLQLKASINSTADTDYFRTWNSSTNKKSDCCDWDGVKYNNTTGHIIQLDLNDRIGWSREDWCLNASLFLPFEELQYLDLVGNQISRWVPNEGFERFSALHKLEMLYLANNHFNNNILSSFSGISSLKILDLGGNKLNGSFHIPAFSNLEELYLDDNEIDDFVTTTTKGSNNLPKLQVLELGWNKVNARIFKSLTTFTSLKILRMGGNNLEGSFTTEELSKLNNLEQLMLDGSSFDKSLLHKIGVMTSLNVLTMSYCGLNGTLPDQGWCELKKLQEIDLSNNNFEGRLPSCMANLTSLRVLDLSNNHFNGNSVQSPLSSLTSLEYLSFSYNNFSIPSTLSFLSNLSNLKILLSDNNILALEPDSLTWIPTFQLKVFILSSCSINIHNRTPPRFLHYQYDLRVINLSHNKFAGQFPNWLLENNTRLETFSVNNNSFTGSFMVPYDIRPNILSIDISDNHLHGPIPTNLGLIFPNLESLKMSRNEFEGSIPSSFGNMAFLKNLDLSENHFSGTIPMHFIMGCYNLELLLLSNNSFSGQIFPANSNWTNLASLHLDNNHFSGTLPTWMGNMTYLDDIVMAKNHFEGPIPIELCKLVYLRFLDLSDNNLFGSVPSCFNSSSIRFFQLNKNCLSGPIPSSFQNNSNLVTLNLRDNHLTGNIPNWIGSLSSLRILLLKANHLRGQIPIQVCLLQNLNILDLSYNKFSGLIPHCLSNITFNASAHDPSLSGLYSGGAYPLGLSSYLNTKSIIFEHLPYGINTFDGVVKDEEEAEFTTKTRTYSYKGDILEYMFGIDLSCNNLAGKIPLELGRMSNIRALNLSHNNLSGPIPVTFSNLKQIESLDLSYNNLNGKIPPQLTEMTSLAVFSVAHNNLLGTTPDRKNQFITFDESSYEGNPLLCGPPLRNSCTKMRPPSTMPVDNEGEEGDIFMDMGVFYISFVVAYITILFGIVAVLYINPYWRRAWFYLIEVCIDTCYCFVVVHYHKLFDFRLA, from the exons atggaGTTGGGACGTTTTTGGTGGTGGGTAGTGTTAATTTTGGTTCAATTAGGTATGAATGGGTGCTTTGGTTGCTGGGAGCATGAGAGAGCAGCTCTCTTGCAACTCAAAGCTTCCATAAACTCCACAGCTGATACAGATTATTTTCGAACTTGGAATTCATCAACCAACAAAAAGAGTGATTGCTGTGATTGGGATGGAGTCAAGTACAACAACACTACAGGGCATATAATCCAACTTGATCTTAATGATAGGATCGGTTGGAGTAGGGAAGATTGGTGTTTAAATGCCTCTTTGTTTCTTCCCTTTGAAGAGCTTCAGTACCTCGATTTGGTTGGCAATCAGATTAGTAGATGGGTCCCAAATGAAG GTTTTGAAAGATTCTCAGCGTTGCACAAGCTGGAGATGCTTTACTTGGCTAATAATCATTTCAACAACAACATCCTGTCATCTTTCAGTGGAATTTCTTCGCTGAAGATACTAGATTTGGGTGGAAATAAATTGAATGGATCATTCCACATTCCAG caTTTAGCAACTTGGAGGAGCTCTACTTGGATGACAATGAGATCGATGACTTcgtgacaacaacaacaaaag GTTCAAACAACTTACCTAAGCTGCAAGTCCTAGAGTTGGGTTGGAACAAAGTTAATGCACGAATTTTCAAGTCATTGACCACCTTCACATCATTGAAGATCTTAAGAATGGGAGGAAACAATTTGGAAGGATCGTTTACAACTGAAG aGTTGAGCAAACTAAACAACCTTGAGCAGTTGATGTTGGATGGATCGTCATTTGATAAAAGTCTTCTTCATAAAATTGGAGTTATGACTTCTCTTAATGTATTGACAATGTCATACTGTGGACTGAATGGCACCTTACCTGACCAAG GCTGGTGTGAACTTAAGAAGCTCCAAGAGATAGACCTCAGCAACAATAATTTTGAAGGGAGACTACCTTCATGTATGGCAAACTTGACATCACTCCGGGTATTGGATCTCTCTAACAATCACTTCAATGGGAACAGTGTCCAGTCTCCACTATCAAGTTTGACATCACTTGAGTACCTTTCTTTCTCATATAACAACTTCTCGATCCCATCCACATTGTCCTTCCTTTCCAACCTCTCAAATCTTAAGATCCTATTAAGTGATAACAATATATTAGCTTTGGAACCTGACTCCCTTACTTGGATTCCAACCTTCCAATTAAAGGTTTTCATTTTGTCAAGTTGCTCAATTAACATTCACAATAGGACACCTCCCAGATTTCTCCATTACCAATATGATTTGCGAGTAATTAATCTCTCTCACAACAAGTTTGCTGGGCAGTTTCCTAACTGGTTGTTAGAGAACAATACAAGATTGGAGACCTTTTCTGTAAATAATAACTCTTTCACGGGGTCTTTTATGGTGCCATATGATATCCGTCCCAACATTTTGAGCATAGATATTTCTGATAATCACTTACATGGTCCAATTCCCACAAACCTCGgtttaatttttccaaatttagaATCTTTAAAAATGTCTAGAAATGAATTTGAAGGCAgtattccttcttcttttgggaATATGGCTTTCTTAAAGAATCTAGACTTGTCTGAGAATCATTTCTCAGGAACCATACCAATGCATTTCATAATGGGTTGCTACAATTTAGAATTACTCCTATTATCAAACAATAGCTTCAGTGGCCAAATATTTCCTGCCAATTCTAATTGGACTAATCTAGCAAGTTTACATTTGGACAACAATCACTTCTCAGGCACGCTTCCAACATGGATGGGGAACATGACATATTTAGACGATATTGTTATGgccaaaaatcattttgaagGTCCTATTCCAATTGAGTTATGCAAACTCGTTTATCTTAGATTTCTTGACCTTTCTGACAACAATCTTTTTGGCTCTGTTCCATCTTGCTTCAATTCCTCAAGTATCcgtttttttcaattaaataaaaattgcttGAGCGGTCCAATTCCAAGTTCTTTCCAAAACAACTCCAATCTAGTTACACTGAATCTTCGAGATAACCATCTAACTGGAAACATTCCCAATTGGATTGGCAGCCTCTCATCATTGAGAATTCTCCTCTTGAAAGCGAATCATTTAAGAGGTCAAATTCCAATTCAAGTATGCCTTTTGCAGAATTTGAACATTTTGGATCTTTcctacaataaattttcaggTCTAATTCCTCATTGCTTGAGTAACATTACTTTTAATGCATCTGCCCATGATCCTTCTTTAAGTGGTCTATATTCAGGGGGAGCTTATCCATTGGGTTTGTCATCATATTTGAACACAAAGTCTATAATTTTCGAACATCTGCCTTATGGTATAAATACGTTTGACGGAGTTgtgaaagatgaagaagaagcagagtTCACAACAAAAACTAGAACTTACTCCTACAAGGGTGACATCCTCGAGTACATGTTTGGAATTGACCTCTCATGCAACAACCTAGCAGGTAAAATCCCACTGGAACTCGGTAGGATGAGCAACATTCGTGCATTGAACTTGTCACACAACAATCTATCAGGACCAATCCCAGTAACATTCTCAAATCTAAAGCAAATAGAAAGTCTGGATCTTTCCTACAACAATTTGAACGGCAAAATTCCACCTCAGTTGACCGAAATGACCTCTCTAGCGGTCTTTAGTGTGGCACACAACAACTTATTAGGCACAACACCCGACAGAAAAAATCAATTCATTACTTTTGATGAAAGCAGTTATGAGGGGAACCCTCTCCTGTGTGGACCTCCATTACGGAATAGTTGCACCAAAATGAGACCACCATCTACAATGCCAGTGGATAATGAAGGGGAAGAAGGTGATATTTTCATGGACATGGGTGTCTTCTACATAAGCTTTGTGGTGGCTTACATAACAATCCTGTTCGGAATTGTTGCAGTTCTTTACATAAATCCATACTGGCGTAGGGCGTGGTTTTACCTCATTGAAGTGTGTATTGACACTTGCTACTGTTTTGTTGTGGTTCATTACCATAAGTTGTTTGATTTCAGGCTTGCATAG
- the LOC115987892 gene encoding receptor-like protein 13 isoform X1, with protein sequence MELGRFWWWVVLILVQLGMNGCFGCWEHERAALLQLKASINSTADTDYFRTWNSSTNKKSDCCDWDGVKYNNTTGHIIQLDLNDRIGWSREDWCLNASLFLPFEELQYLDLVGNQISRWVPNEGFERFSALHKLEMLYLFNNNFNNNILSSLSGISSLKILDLSDNKLNGSFHIPGFERFSALHKLEMLYLANNHFNNNILSSFSGISSLKILDLGGNKLNGSFHIPAFSNLEELYLDDNEIDDFVTTTTKGSNNLPKLQVLELGWNKVNARIFKSLTTFTSLKILRMGGNNLEGSFTTEELSKLNNLEQLMLDGSSFDKSLLHKIGVMTSLNVLTMSYCGLNGTLPDQGWCELKKLQEIDLSNNNFEGRLPSCMANLTSLRVLDLSNNHFNGNSVQSPLSSLTSLEYLSFSYNNFSIPSTLSFLSNLSNLKILLSDNNILALEPDSLTWIPTFQLKVFILSSCSINIHNRTPPRFLHYQYDLRVINLSHNKFAGQFPNWLLENNTRLETFSVNNNSFTGSFMVPYDIRPNILSIDISDNHLHGPIPTNLGLIFPNLESLKMSRNEFEGSIPSSFGNMAFLKNLDLSENHFSGTIPMHFIMGCYNLELLLLSNNSFSGQIFPANSNWTNLASLHLDNNHFSGTLPTWMGNMTYLDDIVMAKNHFEGPIPIELCKLVYLRFLDLSDNNLFGSVPSCFNSSSIRFFQLNKNCLSGPIPSSFQNNSNLVTLNLRDNHLTGNIPNWIGSLSSLRILLLKANHLRGQIPIQVCLLQNLNILDLSYNKFSGLIPHCLSNITFNASAHDPSLSGLYSGGAYPLGLSSYLNTKSIIFEHLPYGINTFDGVVKDEEEAEFTTKTRTYSYKGDILEYMFGIDLSCNNLAGKIPLELGRMSNIRALNLSHNNLSGPIPVTFSNLKQIESLDLSYNNLNGKIPPQLTEMTSLAVFSVAHNNLLGTTPDRKNQFITFDESSYEGNPLLCGPPLRNSCTKMRPPSTMPVDNEGEEGDIFMDMGVFYISFVVAYITILFGIVAVLYINPYWRRAWFYLIEVCIDTCYCFVVVHYHKLFDFRLA encoded by the exons atggaGTTGGGACGTTTTTGGTGGTGGGTAGTGTTAATTTTGGTTCAATTAGGTATGAATGGGTGCTTTGGTTGCTGGGAGCATGAGAGAGCAGCTCTCTTGCAACTCAAAGCTTCCATAAACTCCACAGCTGATACAGATTATTTTCGAACTTGGAATTCATCAACCAACAAAAAGAGTGATTGCTGTGATTGGGATGGAGTCAAGTACAACAACACTACAGGGCATATAATCCAACTTGATCTTAATGATAGGATCGGTTGGAGTAGGGAAGATTGGTGTTTAAATGCCTCTTTGTTTCTTCCCTTTGAAGAGCTTCAGTACCTCGATTTGGTTGGCAATCAGATTAGTAGATGGGTCCCAAATGAAG GTTTTGAAAGATTCTCAGCGTTGCACAAGCTGGAGATGCTTTACTTGTTTAATAACAATTTCAACAACAACATCCTGTCATCGCTCAGTGGAATTTCTTCGCTGAAGATACTAGATTTGAGTGATAATAAATTGAATGGATCATTCCACATCCCAG GTTTTGAAAGATTCTCAGCGTTGCACAAGCTGGAGATGCTTTACTTGGCTAATAATCATTTCAACAACAACATCCTGTCATCTTTCAGTGGAATTTCTTCGCTGAAGATACTAGATTTGGGTGGAAATAAATTGAATGGATCATTCCACATTCCAG caTTTAGCAACTTGGAGGAGCTCTACTTGGATGACAATGAGATCGATGACTTcgtgacaacaacaacaaaag GTTCAAACAACTTACCTAAGCTGCAAGTCCTAGAGTTGGGTTGGAACAAAGTTAATGCACGAATTTTCAAGTCATTGACCACCTTCACATCATTGAAGATCTTAAGAATGGGAGGAAACAATTTGGAAGGATCGTTTACAACTGAAG aGTTGAGCAAACTAAACAACCTTGAGCAGTTGATGTTGGATGGATCGTCATTTGATAAAAGTCTTCTTCATAAAATTGGAGTTATGACTTCTCTTAATGTATTGACAATGTCATACTGTGGACTGAATGGCACCTTACCTGACCAAG GCTGGTGTGAACTTAAGAAGCTCCAAGAGATAGACCTCAGCAACAATAATTTTGAAGGGAGACTACCTTCATGTATGGCAAACTTGACATCACTCCGGGTATTGGATCTCTCTAACAATCACTTCAATGGGAACAGTGTCCAGTCTCCACTATCAAGTTTGACATCACTTGAGTACCTTTCTTTCTCATATAACAACTTCTCGATCCCATCCACATTGTCCTTCCTTTCCAACCTCTCAAATCTTAAGATCCTATTAAGTGATAACAATATATTAGCTTTGGAACCTGACTCCCTTACTTGGATTCCAACCTTCCAATTAAAGGTTTTCATTTTGTCAAGTTGCTCAATTAACATTCACAATAGGACACCTCCCAGATTTCTCCATTACCAATATGATTTGCGAGTAATTAATCTCTCTCACAACAAGTTTGCTGGGCAGTTTCCTAACTGGTTGTTAGAGAACAATACAAGATTGGAGACCTTTTCTGTAAATAATAACTCTTTCACGGGGTCTTTTATGGTGCCATATGATATCCGTCCCAACATTTTGAGCATAGATATTTCTGATAATCACTTACATGGTCCAATTCCCACAAACCTCGgtttaatttttccaaatttagaATCTTTAAAAATGTCTAGAAATGAATTTGAAGGCAgtattccttcttcttttgggaATATGGCTTTCTTAAAGAATCTAGACTTGTCTGAGAATCATTTCTCAGGAACCATACCAATGCATTTCATAATGGGTTGCTACAATTTAGAATTACTCCTATTATCAAACAATAGCTTCAGTGGCCAAATATTTCCTGCCAATTCTAATTGGACTAATCTAGCAAGTTTACATTTGGACAACAATCACTTCTCAGGCACGCTTCCAACATGGATGGGGAACATGACATATTTAGACGATATTGTTATGgccaaaaatcattttgaagGTCCTATTCCAATTGAGTTATGCAAACTCGTTTATCTTAGATTTCTTGACCTTTCTGACAACAATCTTTTTGGCTCTGTTCCATCTTGCTTCAATTCCTCAAGTATCcgtttttttcaattaaataaaaattgcttGAGCGGTCCAATTCCAAGTTCTTTCCAAAACAACTCCAATCTAGTTACACTGAATCTTCGAGATAACCATCTAACTGGAAACATTCCCAATTGGATTGGCAGCCTCTCATCATTGAGAATTCTCCTCTTGAAAGCGAATCATTTAAGAGGTCAAATTCCAATTCAAGTATGCCTTTTGCAGAATTTGAACATTTTGGATCTTTcctacaataaattttcaggTCTAATTCCTCATTGCTTGAGTAACATTACTTTTAATGCATCTGCCCATGATCCTTCTTTAAGTGGTCTATATTCAGGGGGAGCTTATCCATTGGGTTTGTCATCATATTTGAACACAAAGTCTATAATTTTCGAACATCTGCCTTATGGTATAAATACGTTTGACGGAGTTgtgaaagatgaagaagaagcagagtTCACAACAAAAACTAGAACTTACTCCTACAAGGGTGACATCCTCGAGTACATGTTTGGAATTGACCTCTCATGCAACAACCTAGCAGGTAAAATCCCACTGGAACTCGGTAGGATGAGCAACATTCGTGCATTGAACTTGTCACACAACAATCTATCAGGACCAATCCCAGTAACATTCTCAAATCTAAAGCAAATAGAAAGTCTGGATCTTTCCTACAACAATTTGAACGGCAAAATTCCACCTCAGTTGACCGAAATGACCTCTCTAGCGGTCTTTAGTGTGGCACACAACAACTTATTAGGCACAACACCCGACAGAAAAAATCAATTCATTACTTTTGATGAAAGCAGTTATGAGGGGAACCCTCTCCTGTGTGGACCTCCATTACGGAATAGTTGCACCAAAATGAGACCACCATCTACAATGCCAGTGGATAATGAAGGGGAAGAAGGTGATATTTTCATGGACATGGGTGTCTTCTACATAAGCTTTGTGGTGGCTTACATAACAATCCTGTTCGGAATTGTTGCAGTTCTTTACATAAATCCATACTGGCGTAGGGCGTGGTTTTACCTCATTGAAGTGTGTATTGACACTTGCTACTGTTTTGTTGTGGTTCATTACCATAAGTTGTTTGATTTCAGGCTTGCATAG